A window from Zavarzinia compransoris encodes these proteins:
- a CDS encoding helix-turn-helix domain-containing protein, with protein MPGDAKRRGASPAAPAGGGPRWQALAGVERAAMAFQARLGRPWPAAVGPLELPAEGAPSHRDFARELTRYAVRLNDEGLKLLAEPIALGSFHLAADAVVGEPTLFDIWRKCARFNNTVTPAPPLSARMLGDRIALVWADAGPERAHPLFPFVQLLFFQRLTVWLTGQRTLDGTLHVPAAAAPFVDDWAGILRGRVERAEVFGFSIPGELAALPNIRDHRALAELASRPTEYMLFVDDEPGLTERVRRILRGRPGEIVALETVSDLLHISSRSLSRHLAAEGTNFSDLRTEIICEAAVRLLGRSTLPIAEIARHLGFAEAASFNRLFRRGTGMAPSACRRTLASTRIDDLP; from the coding sequence ATGCCCGGTGATGCGAAACGAAGGGGCGCGAGCCCTGCCGCCCCTGCCGGCGGCGGGCCGCGCTGGCAGGCCCTGGCCGGCGTGGAGCGGGCGGCGATGGCGTTCCAGGCCCGGCTCGGCCGGCCCTGGCCGGCGGCGGTCGGCCCCCTTGAACTGCCGGCGGAGGGGGCGCCCAGCCACCGCGACTTCGCCCGCGAATTGACCCGCTATGCCGTCCGCCTGAACGACGAGGGCCTGAAGCTGCTGGCGGAGCCGATCGCGCTCGGCTCGTTCCACCTTGCCGCCGATGCGGTGGTGGGCGAGCCGACCCTGTTCGACATCTGGCGGAAATGCGCCCGCTTCAACAATACGGTGACGCCGGCGCCGCCGCTCTCCGCCCGGATGCTGGGCGACCGCATCGCCCTGGTCTGGGCCGATGCCGGGCCGGAGCGCGCCCATCCGCTGTTTCCCTTCGTGCAACTGCTGTTCTTCCAGCGCCTCACGGTCTGGCTGACCGGGCAGCGAACCCTCGACGGCACGCTGCATGTTCCGGCCGCCGCCGCCCCCTTCGTCGACGATTGGGCCGGCATCCTGCGCGGGCGGGTGGAACGGGCGGAGGTCTTCGGCTTCTCCATTCCGGGCGAACTGGCCGCCCTGCCCAATATCCGCGATCACCGGGCGCTGGCGGAACTGGCCAGCCGGCCGACCGAATACATGCTGTTCGTCGACGACGAGCCGGGCCTGACCGAGCGGGTGCGCCGCATCCTGCGCGGCCGCCCGGGCGAGATCGTCGCGCTCGAGACGGTCAGTGACCTTTTGCATATCAGTTCGCGCAGCCTCAGCCGCCATCTCGCGGCCGAAGGGACGAATTTCTCCGACCTCCGCACCGAGATCATCTGCGAGGCGGCGGTGCGCCTGCTCGGCCGCAGCACGCTGCCGATCGCGGAAATCGCCCGCCACCTCGGCTTTGCCGAGGCGGCCAGCTTCAACCGCCTGTTCCGCCGCGGCACGGGCATGGCGCCCAGCGCCTGCCGCCGCACCCTGGCCTCGACCCGCATCGACGACCTGCCCTGA
- a CDS encoding DUF1302 domain-containing protein, producing MAALAVGAFGTAGGSQAAEFRLGDADITFNNVISTGMSIRAERPDPEFAAPGNLPGGQASSNAFDDGSLNFGKGEIVSSTVRLFSELKLDFGDFGAVVSGKAWYDHELSEGKRDHGSIAGGYGAGRHLDDSGFANLARFSGVALLDAYVRGSLDVGDMPLELRAGRQVVSWGESTFIPGGINVINPVDVNAFRRPGAELKEGLLPVGMAYGNLGLTPDLSLEAFYQFEWLPTEIDGCGTFFSTVDALAKGCNTFTLGTGGDAATIAGGVTAKRAPDLKPEDTGQFGFALRYFWQDLDVELGAYFLNYHSRLPFISAYKTTAANGATPFIPGDPRGGNPRYVAEYPEDIQLYGVSFATVIGGVSVSGEVSYRPEQPVQYNASDIIAAAVSGGTAVDTPISAVWRGMAAGELLHGYDKLRQTHAQVTAFKTLPPALGAAGITLIGEAGLEVLGNMSDTIRYGRSSVFGIAAYGGACRETTAKKCANDGYVSDFSWGYRARAVFDYPGVYAGINAKPFVSWSHDVDGYSADGTFAEGRIGLGLGVDLDYQGYSVGASYTTFSGGDYTYGHDRDFFALSATARF from the coding sequence TTGGCGGCCTTGGCCGTCGGTGCCTTCGGCACCGCGGGCGGATCGCAGGCCGCGGAATTCAGGCTGGGCGATGCCGACATCACCTTCAACAATGTAATCAGCACGGGCATGTCGATCCGGGCCGAACGGCCCGATCCCGAATTCGCCGCGCCGGGCAATCTGCCCGGGGGCCAGGCCTCGTCCAATGCCTTCGACGACGGCTCGCTGAATTTCGGCAAGGGCGAGATCGTGTCGAGCACGGTGCGCCTGTTCTCCGAACTGAAGCTCGACTTCGGCGATTTCGGCGCCGTCGTCAGCGGCAAGGCGTGGTACGACCACGAGCTTTCCGAGGGCAAGCGGGACCACGGCAGTATCGCCGGCGGTTACGGGGCGGGGCGGCACCTGGATGATTCGGGCTTTGCCAACCTCGCCCGCTTCAGCGGCGTCGCCTTGCTCGACGCCTATGTCCGCGGCAGCCTCGATGTCGGCGACATGCCGCTCGAACTGCGGGCCGGGCGCCAGGTCGTCAGCTGGGGCGAAAGCACTTTCATCCCCGGCGGCATCAATGTGATCAACCCGGTCGACGTCAACGCCTTCCGCCGGCCCGGGGCGGAATTGAAGGAGGGCCTGCTGCCGGTCGGCATGGCCTATGGCAACCTGGGCCTGACCCCCGATCTCAGCCTCGAAGCCTTCTACCAGTTCGAATGGCTGCCGACCGAGATCGACGGCTGCGGCACGTTCTTCTCGACCGTCGATGCCCTGGCCAAGGGCTGCAACACTTTCACCCTGGGCACGGGCGGCGACGCGGCCACCATCGCCGGCGGCGTGACCGCGAAACGCGCCCCCGACCTGAAGCCCGAGGACACGGGGCAGTTCGGCTTCGCGTTGCGCTATTTCTGGCAGGATCTCGATGTCGAGCTGGGCGCCTATTTCCTCAACTATCACAGCCGCCTGCCCTTCATCAGCGCCTATAAGACGACGGCGGCCAATGGCGCCACCCCCTTCATCCCGGGCGATCCGCGGGGCGGCAACCCGCGCTATGTCGCCGAATATCCCGAGGATATCCAGCTCTACGGCGTCAGTTTCGCCACTGTGATCGGCGGCGTCTCGGTCTCGGGCGAGGTCAGCTACCGGCCGGAACAGCCGGTCCAATACAATGCCAGCGACATCATCGCCGCCGCGGTTTCGGGCGGGACGGCGGTGGATACGCCGATCTCGGCGGTCTGGCGGGGCATGGCGGCGGGCGAACTGCTGCACGGCTACGACAAGCTGCGCCAGACCCATGCCCAGGTCACCGCGTTCAAGACCTTGCCGCCGGCGCTCGGCGCCGCCGGCATTACCCTGATCGGCGAGGCCGGGCTCGAAGTGCTGGGCAATATGTCGGACACGATCCGCTACGGCCGCAGTTCAGTCTTCGGCATTGCCGCCTATGGCGGCGCCTGCCGCGAGACGACGGCGAAGAAATGCGCCAACGACGGCTATGTCAGCGATTTCTCCTGGGGCTATCGGGCGCGGGCGGTCTTCGACTATCCGGGCGTCTATGCCGGCATCAATGCCAAGCCCTTCGTCAGCTGGTCGCATGACGTCGACGGCTATTCCGCCGACGGCACCTTCGCCGAGGGGCGGATCGGCCTCGGCCTCGGCGTCGACCTTGACTATCAGGGTTACAGCGTCGGGGCGTCCTACACCACTTTCAGCGGCGGGGACTATACCTACGGCCACGACCGCGACTTCTTCGCGCTGAGCGCGACGGCCCGGTTCTGA
- a CDS encoding DUF1329 domain-containing protein gives MNRSALHALSAIACLALASPAAARMTEGEAARLGADLTPTGAERAGNAAGTIPAWDGGLAVPLPGIVPGTSRPDPYPDDKPLFRITAANLDQYRGQLSDGQAAMLKRYAGTYYMNVYPTRRSAALPPAIYAAIKAQASRTELADGGNGINNLGQSTVPFPQPKTGQEAIWNHLVRYRGEAIDRRVLQAVVQGNGSYAPVIIRDMISFRPSFAGRPDLDNTLFMDVQRVLAPQRLAGTALLAIDAVNQVLEARQAWVYNAGMRRVLRAPEVAYDNPGTAADGARTTDNYDMYNGAIDRYDWKLIGKRETYVPYNANRIDARALKYDDIIRPGHLNPEHLRYELHRVWTVEATLKEGQRHIYAKRVFYLDEDTWSALAIDHYDGRGQLWRVAEGHLLQYTEATVPLYAVEVLYDLNDDRYLAFGMNNEEPYELNFDWRAEDGFYTPSNLRRFSN, from the coding sequence GTGAACAGATCTGCACTCCATGCGCTTTCGGCCATCGCCTGTCTCGCGCTGGCATCGCCCGCCGCCGCCCGCATGACGGAGGGCGAGGCTGCCCGCCTCGGCGCCGATCTCACCCCGACGGGGGCGGAACGGGCGGGCAATGCCGCCGGCACGATCCCCGCCTGGGACGGCGGCCTGGCGGTCCCCCTGCCGGGCATCGTGCCCGGCACCTCGCGGCCCGATCCCTATCCGGACGACAAGCCGCTGTTCCGCATTACGGCGGCCAATCTCGACCAGTATCGCGGCCAATTGTCGGACGGCCAGGCGGCCATGCTGAAACGCTATGCCGGCACCTATTACATGAATGTCTATCCGACCCGGCGCAGCGCCGCCCTGCCGCCCGCGATCTATGCGGCGATCAAGGCCCAGGCGAGCCGGACCGAACTGGCGGACGGCGGCAACGGCATCAATAACCTCGGCCAGTCGACCGTGCCCTTCCCGCAGCCGAAGACCGGCCAGGAAGCGATCTGGAACCATCTGGTGCGCTATCGCGGCGAGGCCATCGACCGCCGGGTGCTGCAGGCGGTGGTGCAGGGCAACGGTTCCTATGCCCCGGTCATCATCCGCGACATGATCTCCTTCCGGCCATCCTTCGCCGGCCGGCCCGACCTCGACAATACGCTGTTCATGGATGTCCAGCGGGTGCTGGCGCCGCAGCGCCTGGCCGGCACCGCGCTGCTCGCGATCGATGCCGTCAACCAGGTGCTGGAGGCGCGCCAGGCCTGGGTCTACAACGCCGGCATGCGCCGGGTCCTGCGCGCCCCCGAAGTCGCCTACGACAACCCGGGGACGGCGGCGGACGGCGCCCGCACCACCGACAATTACGACATGTACAACGGCGCCATCGACCGCTACGACTGGAAGCTGATCGGCAAGCGCGAAACCTATGTCCCCTATAACGCCAACCGTATCGATGCCCGCGCCCTCAAGTATGACGACATCATCCGCCCGGGCCATCTGAACCCGGAACACCTGCGTTACGAACTGCACCGGGTGTGGACGGTCGAGGCGACGCTGAAGGAAGGCCAGCGCCACATCTATGCCAAGCGCGTGTTCTATCTCGACGAGGATACCTGGTCGGCCCTCGCCATCGATCATTACGACGGGCGCGGCCAGCTCTGGCGCGTCGCCGAGGGGCACCTGCTGCAATATACCGAGGCGACGGTGCCGCTCTACGCCGTCGAAGTGCTCTACGACCTGAACGACGACCGCTATCTCGCCTTCGGCATGAACAACGAGGAACCCTACGAGTTGAACTTCGACTGGCGAGCGGAGGACGGCTTCTACACCCCGAGCAACCTGCGGCGTTTCTCGAACTGA
- a CDS encoding DUF1329 domain-containing protein → MKLITTLAGLLALGFAAAPAQAKVPEAEAARLGKDLTAVGAVRAGNADGSIPAYDGGIRTPPAGYKPGMHYVHPYAGDQVLHTITGANAAQYAAKLTAGHQAMLRLYPDFKLKVYQSRRSCSLPERVEEASRRNAVTATMTEDQNGLNNAILGVPFPIPQNGVEAIWNHRLRYRGFKFRRYFASAAVNRSGDYALFKAQDEGIMHYSGPGLAEIGDVTDIAQLKNIGISYLNITTAPARLAGSIILVLDTINAKDLPRQAWQYNPGTRRVLRAPELAYDNPLYNTDGLATTDQFDIYNGATDRYSFELKGVKEMYIGYNAYDYMSDQRGYKELLTGGTVNADLGRYELHRVFVVDSTLKEGVRHVYSRRTYYLDEDSWNIAVVEAYDTRGDLWRVQDGPIANYYDIPLCSSAIEATYDIQSGRYVVFGLKNEEKMLNWSVNDVDPSKFTPDAIRRMGSR, encoded by the coding sequence ATGAAGCTCATCACGACACTCGCCGGCCTGCTGGCGCTCGGCTTCGCGGCGGCGCCCGCGCAGGCGAAAGTCCCGGAGGCCGAGGCCGCCCGTCTCGGCAAGGACCTGACCGCGGTCGGGGCGGTCCGCGCGGGCAATGCGGACGGTTCCATCCCGGCCTATGACGGCGGCATCCGGACGCCGCCCGCCGGCTACAAGCCCGGCATGCATTACGTCCACCCTTATGCCGGGGACCAGGTCCTGCACACGATCACCGGGGCGAATGCGGCCCAATATGCGGCCAAACTGACCGCCGGGCATCAGGCGATGCTGCGGCTCTATCCCGATTTCAAGCTGAAGGTCTATCAGAGCCGCCGCTCCTGCTCCCTGCCCGAGCGGGTGGAGGAGGCGAGCCGCCGCAACGCCGTCACGGCGACCATGACCGAGGACCAGAACGGCCTGAACAACGCCATCCTCGGCGTGCCTTTCCCGATCCCGCAGAACGGCGTCGAGGCGATCTGGAACCACCGGCTGCGCTATCGCGGCTTCAAGTTCCGGCGCTATTTCGCCTCGGCCGCGGTCAACCGCAGTGGCGACTACGCCCTGTTCAAGGCGCAGGACGAAGGCATCATGCATTATTCCGGCCCCGGCCTGGCCGAGATCGGCGACGTCACCGACATCGCGCAGCTGAAGAATATCGGCATCTCCTACCTGAACATCACCACGGCGCCGGCGCGCCTTGCCGGCTCGATCATCCTGGTGCTCGACACGATCAACGCCAAGGACCTGCCGCGCCAGGCCTGGCAGTACAACCCGGGCACGCGCCGCGTGCTGCGGGCGCCCGAGCTTGCCTATGACAATCCGCTCTACAACACGGACGGCCTCGCCACCACCGACCAGTTCGACATCTACAACGGCGCCACCGACCGCTACAGCTTCGAACTGAAGGGCGTGAAGGAGATGTACATCGGCTATAATGCCTATGATTACATGTCCGACCAGCGCGGCTACAAGGAACTGCTGACCGGCGGCACGGTCAATGCCGATCTCGGCCGCTACGAGCTGCACCGGGTCTTCGTCGTCGATTCGACGTTGAAGGAAGGTGTCCGCCACGTCTATTCCCGCCGCACCTACTATCTCGACGAGGACAGCTGGAACATCGCCGTGGTCGAGGCCTATGACACCCGCGGCGACCTGTGGCGGGTCCAGGACGGGCCGATCGCCAATTACTACGACATTCCGCTCTGCTCCTCCGCGATCGAGGCGACCTACGACATCCAGTCCGGCCGCTATGTCGTCTTCGGCCTGAAGAACGAGGAGAAGATGCTGAACTGGAGCGTGAACGACGTCGATCCGTCGAAGTTCACGCCGGATGCGATACGCCGCATGGGCAGCCGCTGA
- a CDS encoding DUF1302 domain-containing protein encodes MNDGKRGRRSSRRLGLMAASAVALAAATASAYNFDLSDEISGSIIVSLSTGAQVRMADRDPRNYGYYYGGGLISAGNDNGNFNFDKYDVFSQITNVRTELSLKWQNYLFYVRGNAFYDSIASNNDLADFAADDRVYTSGRYTPSAKKKAEWGAQLLDYYIRGDYTLADRPLTVTVGSQILNWGEALFTINGISVINPIDVARIRVPGAELKDALIPVPMVSASYGITDQFSVEAFYQLDFEPFKLDTCGSFFSFTDNFCNGAKFTETFTDGLDRRTYTAGTGLNPTDYDNPQRQMLAANLPIHQDDDPDVNDWGVSLRYFSPELNNTEFQLYYMNYTSRLPSFRYTSPPQFANGTGNVNLGAAPVPLVQGLLDQLGVDQLNALTSALSTIVGGPVNDLLGALTNPLSGALIDPPFGTSPRSKVLENIENGRLEIYYPTGLQMIGFALNTTYDPFRLAINAEISWKHNVPIWISEPAFLATAYNANGGVPIDQVTRDAETPICVGTVCVPNFGVAATVDAPGVAFDDRYIPGRQFYLDESHDAWQAAIRFTQIYGGTDFITRLLGCNQLIGLVEFGAMYFDLDDGTQYAAYGQNGFSGFSTRPLNVGPLEVVPSLPATVLGPGFPATGKTPSKWSGGVQGLFFWDYPNVFDGVTLTPSVGFSHGLFGITPAPNPGFVKSVTSMNFGLKAEYGEHWAMNVNYFKSWGGGGGSGGSRNPYLDRDFIGFNVSYIF; translated from the coding sequence ATGAATGACGGGAAGCGCGGACGCCGGTCGTCCCGGCGGCTGGGCCTGATGGCCGCTTCGGCGGTCGCCCTCGCCGCGGCCACGGCCTCGGCCTATAATTTCGACCTGAGCGACGAGATCTCGGGCTCGATCATCGTCTCGCTGTCGACCGGCGCCCAGGTGCGCATGGCCGACCGCGACCCGCGGAACTACGGCTATTACTACGGCGGCGGCCTGATCTCGGCAGGCAACGACAACGGCAATTTCAATTTCGACAAATACGACGTATTCAGCCAGATCACCAACGTCCGCACCGAACTGAGCCTGAAGTGGCAGAACTACCTGTTCTATGTCCGCGGCAACGCCTTCTATGATTCGATCGCTTCCAACAACGATTTGGCCGATTTCGCGGCCGACGACCGCGTCTATACCAGCGGGCGTTACACCCCGAGCGCGAAGAAGAAGGCGGAATGGGGTGCCCAGCTCCTCGACTACTATATCCGCGGCGATTACACGCTGGCCGACCGGCCGCTGACCGTGACCGTGGGCAGCCAGATCCTGAACTGGGGTGAGGCGCTGTTCACCATCAACGGCATCTCGGTGATCAATCCGATCGACGTCGCCCGCATCCGCGTGCCCGGCGCCGAGCTGAAGGACGCGCTGATCCCGGTGCCGATGGTCTCGGCCAGCTACGGCATCACCGACCAGTTCTCGGTCGAAGCCTTCTACCAGCTCGATTTCGAGCCGTTCAAGCTCGATACCTGCGGCAGCTTCTTCTCCTTCACCGATAATTTCTGCAACGGCGCGAAATTCACCGAAACCTTCACCGACGGTCTCGACCGCAGAACCTATACCGCCGGCACCGGCCTCAACCCGACCGACTACGACAATCCCCAGCGGCAGATGCTGGCGGCCAACCTGCCGATCCACCAGGACGACGATCCGGACGTGAACGACTGGGGCGTGTCCCTGCGCTATTTCTCGCCCGAGCTGAACAATACCGAGTTCCAGCTTTACTACATGAATTACACCTCGCGGCTGCCGTCGTTCCGCTATACGTCGCCGCCGCAATTCGCCAATGGCACGGGCAACGTCAACCTGGGCGCGGCGCCGGTGCCCCTGGTGCAGGGGCTGCTGGACCAGCTCGGCGTCGACCAGCTGAATGCCCTGACCTCCGCCCTGTCGACCATCGTCGGCGGGCCGGTGAACGACCTGCTCGGCGCCCTGACCAACCCGCTCAGCGGCGCCCTGATCGATCCGCCCTTCGGCACCTCGCCGCGCTCGAAGGTGTTGGAGAATATCGAGAACGGCCGCCTCGAAATCTACTACCCGACCGGGTTGCAGATGATCGGCTTCGCCCTGAACACGACGTACGACCCCTTCCGTCTCGCGATCAATGCCGAGATTTCCTGGAAGCACAATGTGCCGATCTGGATCTCGGAGCCGGCCTTCCTCGCCACCGCCTATAATGCCAACGGCGGCGTGCCCATCGACCAGGTGACGCGCGACGCCGAGACGCCGATCTGCGTCGGCACCGTCTGCGTGCCGAATTTCGGCGTCGCGGCCACGGTCGATGCCCCCGGCGTCGCCTTCGACGACCGCTACATTCCCGGGCGCCAGTTCTATCTCGACGAAAGCCATGACGCCTGGCAGGCGGCGATCCGCTTCACCCAGATCTACGGCGGCACCGATTTCATCACCCGCCTGCTCGGCTGCAACCAGCTGATCGGCCTCGTCGAATTCGGCGCCATGTATTTCGACCTGGACGACGGCACGCAATATGCCGCCTATGGCCAGAACGGCTTCAGCGGCTTCAGCACCCGGCCCCTCAACGTCGGCCCGCTCGAAGTGGTGCCGTCCCTGCCGGCGACGGTGCTCGGCCCGGGCTTCCCCGCCACCGGGAAGACCCCGTCGAAATGGTCGGGCGGCGTGCAGGGCCTGTTCTTCTGGGATTACCCGAATGTGTTCGACGGCGTGACCCTGACGCCTTCGGTCGGCTTTTCCCACGGGCTGTTCGGCATCACGCCGGCGCCCAATCCCGGCTTCGTGAAAAGCGTGACCTCGATGAATTTCGGCCTCAAGGCCGAATACGGCGAGCATTGGGCGATGAACGTGAACTATTTCAAAAGCTGGGGCGGCGGCGGCGGCTCGGGCGGCTCGCGCAATCCCTATCTCGACCGCGACTTCATCGGTTTCAACGTCTCCTATATCTTCTGA
- a CDS encoding acyl-CoA synthetase, which produces MHPSIHARTNPDKPACIMAETGAVTTFRDLDERSNRGAQFFRALGLQAGDTIAVFLDNTPRYFDIAWAAQRAGLFFTCISSKLTAPEVDYIVRDSGARLLIAAAALGPVLAEVAALLPDRALYALGAAPAPFMDYDAAVQAFPATPIADETAGSDMLYSSGTTGRPKGIKVPLSGQPIDAETPISLLVSRVFGLGAETVYLSPAPLYHAAPLRWCMTIQKLGGTVVVMEKFDAETCLALIEKYRVNAAQFVPTHFVRMLKLPQAARQAHDLSSLKFAVHAAAPCPVPVKRQMLDWWGPIVFEYYAGTEGNGMCMISPGDWLAHQGSVGRAVLGALRICDEAGEPLPLGQEGLVYFEGGPGFVYHNDPEKTAESRNARGWTAIGDVGRMDEDGYLYLTDRKSFMIISGGVNIYPQEIENLLITHPRVADVAVVGAPDEEMGERVVAVVQTADPAEAGPALAAELIAFARANLSHVKAPRQVDFMAELPRHPTGKLYKRLIRDAYWGKTDSRIV; this is translated from the coding sequence ATGCATCCCTCGATCCACGCCAGGACCAATCCCGACAAGCCGGCCTGCATCATGGCCGAGACCGGCGCGGTGACCACCTTCCGCGACCTGGACGAACGGTCGAACCGCGGCGCGCAATTCTTTCGCGCCCTCGGGCTGCAGGCGGGCGATACGATCGCCGTCTTCCTCGACAATACGCCGCGCTATTTCGACATCGCCTGGGCGGCCCAGCGCGCCGGCCTGTTCTTCACCTGCATCTCGTCCAAGCTGACGGCGCCGGAGGTCGACTATATCGTCCGCGATTCCGGCGCCCGGCTGCTGATCGCGGCCGCCGCCCTCGGCCCCGTGTTGGCCGAGGTCGCGGCGCTGCTGCCCGATCGCGCGCTCTATGCGCTGGGCGCGGCGCCGGCGCCGTTCATGGATTACGACGCGGCGGTGCAGGCCTTCCCCGCGACCCCGATCGCCGACGAGACGGCGGGCTCGGACATGCTCTATTCCTCCGGCACCACCGGGCGGCCCAAGGGCATCAAGGTCCCGCTCAGCGGCCAGCCGATCGACGCGGAAACGCCGATCAGCCTGCTGGTCAGCCGGGTCTTCGGCCTCGGGGCGGAGACGGTCTATCTCTCGCCGGCACCGCTCTATCATGCGGCGCCGCTGCGCTGGTGCATGACCATCCAGAAACTCGGCGGCACCGTCGTGGTGATGGAGAAATTCGACGCCGAGACCTGCCTCGCCCTGATCGAGAAATACCGCGTCAATGCCGCGCAATTCGTGCCCACCCATTTCGTGCGCATGCTGAAGCTGCCGCAAGCGGCGCGGCAGGCCCACGACCTGTCGTCGCTGAAATTCGCCGTCCATGCCGCCGCCCCCTGTCCCGTGCCGGTGAAGCGGCAGATGCTGGACTGGTGGGGGCCGATCGTCTTCGAATATTATGCCGGCACCGAAGGCAATGGGATGTGCATGATCTCGCCCGGCGACTGGCTGGCCCACCAGGGCTCGGTCGGGCGGGCGGTGCTCGGGGCGCTCCGCATCTGCGACGAGGCGGGCGAGCCGCTGCCGCTGGGGCAGGAGGGGCTGGTCTATTTCGAGGGCGGCCCCGGCTTCGTCTATCACAACGACCCGGAAAAGACTGCCGAAAGCCGCAACGCCCGCGGCTGGACCGCGATCGGCGACGTCGGCCGCATGGACGAGGACGGTTACCTCTACCTGACCGACCGCAAGAGTTTCATGATCATCTCGGGCGGCGTGAACATCTACCCGCAGGAAATCGAGAATCTCCTGATCACCCATCCGCGGGTCGCCGATGTCGCGGTGGTCGGCGCGCCGGACGAGGAAATGGGCGAGAGGGTGGTCGCCGTGGTCCAGACCGCGGACCCCGCCGAGGCCGGGCCCGCGCTCGCCGCCGAGCTGATCGCCTTCGCCCGGGCCAACCTGTCCCATGTCAAGGCGCCGCGCCAGGTCGATTTCATGGCCGAACTGCCGCGCCATCCGACCGGCAAGCTCTACAAGCGCCTGATCCGCGACGCCTATTGGGGCAAGACGGACAGCCGGATCGTGTGA
- a CDS encoding PLP-dependent aminotransferase family protein: protein MSRKLVGWIPHIGKSARPHYIAIADAIETDMRAGRLAPNDRLPPQRQLAEQLGLNFTTVARAYVEAQRRGLIESRVGAGSFVRTIVPVAVPRPARPLEIADMTMNLPPEPQDPALIERMRRGLAEVGVDLAGLLRYQGFGGTPADKEAAVVWLARHRVEVTPDRLLICPGAHSALLAVMSTIARAGDTLVSEAITYPGARALGAQLGLNLVGLALDGEGILPDAFEQACRDHAPKALYCNPTLLNPTTATMSLRRRHALIAIARRHGVKIIEDDAYGCIPVSPPPAFAALAPDVTYYISGLAKSLGAGLRVAYLVAPDTRSVWPLASALRAATVMASPLTVALATHWIQEGTAEQMLQAVRIESKARQALVREILPAGCYQTDPEAFHLWVALPPPWSRAGFTAQMRHSGIGVVGSDAFTVAGPPPEAVRVCLGGLADRQAVRQALEFIADALSHPAPAATASVI from the coding sequence ATGTCTCGCAAGCTCGTCGGCTGGATCCCGCATATCGGGAAGTCCGCCCGCCCGCATTATATCGCCATCGCCGACGCCATCGAGACCGACATGCGTGCGGGCCGCCTCGCGCCCAACGACCGCCTGCCGCCCCAGCGCCAGCTTGCCGAACAGCTGGGGCTGAATTTCACCACCGTCGCCCGCGCCTATGTCGAGGCGCAGCGCCGCGGCCTGATCGAATCCAGGGTCGGCGCCGGCAGTTTCGTGCGCACCATCGTACCGGTGGCGGTGCCGCGGCCTGCCCGCCCGCTCGAAATCGCCGACATGACCATGAACCTGCCGCCCGAGCCGCAGGACCCCGCCTTGATCGAGCGCATGCGCCGGGGCCTGGCCGAGGTCGGCGTCGATCTGGCCGGCCTGCTGCGCTACCAGGGCTTCGGCGGCACCCCGGCCGACAAGGAGGCCGCGGTCGTCTGGCTTGCCCGCCACCGCGTCGAGGTGACGCCCGACCGCCTGCTGATCTGCCCGGGCGCCCATAGCGCGCTGCTTGCCGTCATGAGCACGATCGCCCGCGCCGGCGACACGCTGGTCTCGGAGGCGATCACCTATCCGGGCGCCAGGGCGCTCGGCGCCCAGCTCGGGCTCAACCTGGTCGGCCTCGCGCTCGACGGCGAGGGCATCCTGCCGGACGCCTTCGAACAGGCCTGCCGCGACCATGCGCCGAAGGCGCTCTATTGCAATCCGACCCTGCTGAACCCGACCACCGCGACCATGTCGCTGCGCCGGCGCCATGCCCTGATCGCCATCGCAAGGCGCCACGGCGTGAAGATCATCGAGGACGACGCCTACGGCTGCATCCCGGTATCGCCGCCGCCGGCCTTCGCCGCCCTGGCGCCCGACGTGACCTATTACATCTCGGGCCTGGCCAAGAGCCTGGGGGCGGGGCTGCGCGTCGCCTATCTGGTCGCGCCCGACACCCGCAGCGTCTGGCCCCTGGCCAGCGCGCTGCGCGCGGCGACGGTCATGGCCTCGCCGCTCACGGTGGCGCTGGCCACCCATTGGATCCAGGAAGGGACGGCGGAACAGATGCTGCAGGCGGTGCGGATCGAATCGAAGGCCCGCCAGGCCCTGGTGCGCGAGATTCTGCCCGCCGGCTGTTACCAGACCGATCCCGAGGCCTTCCACCTCTGGGTCGCCCTGCCGCCGCCGTGGAGCCGGGCCGGCTTCACCGCCCAGATGCGCCATTCGGGCATCGGCGTCGTCGGCAGCGATGCCTTCACCGTCGCCGGCCCCCCGCCGGAAGCGGTGCGCGTCTGCCTCGGCGGCCTTGCCGACCGGCAGGCGGTGCGCCAGGCGCTGGAATTCATCGCCGACGCCCTGAGCCATCCCGCCCCCGCGGCGACCGCGAGCGTGATCTGA